The region CTATTTCACTGCCGAGACATCTGGATTCTCTGTATTCAGCATTGTCGGGGATGAATACAAAGAAGTGATAGAGGAGCTGGTTGCTGAGGAATCTGAGGTAGAAGATGTGGAGGAACCTGCATCTGAAAACCAAAACGCTCAGACACCTGGATTTACCGGCATGTTTGCAGTGGCACTGATTGCAGGTGCAGCGCTTGTAATGCAAAAGAAGGACTGAAAAAGAGTGGGAATCCCCCACTCCTTTCTTGCTTTTTCTATCAAAGAAGTTATATATATTATAAATCAAATGAAAATGATGGATTATAGAGTAGTATCAGTAACGATTTTATTTTTGTTATTGTGTTCCTTTTTTACATGTTCTGCAGCATTAGCAAAAAATTCTGATACTCCCTTTGACCATATTTTTTTAAAAAACGCAACCATCAATCCGGGTCAAACTCCGTTGGTTGGAACTAATACTGTTACAATTTCAAATGATGGCAGTAAAGGTTATTATCTGGTGCAATTCCAGAATCCGATTTTACCAGATTGGAAAGTCCAAATCGAAAAGATAAGTGAAATTTCTGGATACGTTCCTGAGAATACCTACATCCTTCATCTAAACGGCTCTCAAATAAATCGTATCAAATCGCTTCCTTATTTCAAATGGATGGGTGAATATAAGCCAGAATACAAAGTAGATCCGGACCTTTATGGCCTAGATGGAGAAACAATTATAGTTATATCTACTTTCAAGTCTAATTCTGCGGAATTAAAAAACTCTCTCCTTGAAATGGATGCCAGCCTTGTTGCAGAAAACGGCAATCAGATAAGGGTTAAAATAAACGGCTCAGTGATACCTTTGATTGCCCAATGTGCAAATGTCGTCTGGATTGAACCATATAATCCGCCGGTAATATTGAACGATAAGGCGGGTGAAATAATAGGAGTAGACAGAGTAGCGTCTCCCCATAATCTCACAGGGGCCAATCAAACTATAGCAATTGCTGATACAGGGCTGGATACGGGTAATCTCAGTACTCTCCATCCTGATATAGGAGGAAGGGTGGATGCGTTGTATGACTGGTCCGATGGTAATCCTGCAGATAATAATGGTCATGGTACCCATGTAGCGGGTTCTGCTCTGGGCAACGGTTATCTTTCTGCAGGACAGTATAAAGGCATGGCACCTGAGGCACATTTATTCTTTCAGGCATGTGGGGATGGTTCCAAAACTTTGAATATACCTCCCCTCAATCAATTATTCATTGAAGCCTATAACAATGGGTCCAGAATTCACAGCAATAGTTGGGGTAGCAGTTCATCTTATGCTACAGATGCAAAAGCGCTTGACAATTTCACGTGGCATCATCCTGATATGTTGATATTGTTTGCAGCCGGAAACGATGGGCCTTCAACAGGGACGATCAACTCCCCGGGCATTGCCAAAAATGCCCTGACCGTAGGTGCTTCGGAAAACTATCGGCCAGAACGCGGGGGTGATTCAGATAATCCATCCGACATCGCTGATTTCAGTAGTCGCGGGCCTACCTTTGATGGCAGAATTAAACCTGACATCGTGACACCCGGTACCTCAATATATTCAACAGCCTCATCTCTTGTTTATCCAGAAGATTATGTGTACATGAGTGGGACAAGCATGGCAACACCCGTCACTGCTGGAAGTGCTGCCCTTATCCGACAATATTTCATGAACAATATTCCAATTCATCCATCAGCGGCCCTTTTGAAAGCGACACTTATCAATGGTGCTGTAGATCTCAACCATTCATATTATTCACAGGGATGGGGCCGTCTGGATCTCACAAAATCAATAGATCCTGTCTTTCCTGCACATATCCGCTTGCATGATAATATCAATCTAAGTACTAACACCAGCTGGACTGCAAAATACTATGTGGATAATACTCAGACTCCCCTTAAAGCCACACTTGTATGGACTGATTATCCGGCCACCGCTTCAGCAAGTAAGGCGCTTGTAAATAATCTGGATTTAGTTATAACTTCCCCTAATTATTCGAAGTATTATGGTAATGGTGCTCCTGATAATGTTAATAATGTGGAACAGATTCAAATAGATTCACCTGAAGCAGGATGGTACTCTTTTTCCGTAAACGGTACCAAAGTACCACAAGGCAGTGAACAACCCTTTGCCTTTGTAATTTCGGGAGGCAGCCTGAATAATGAGACAGTTGTGAAAAAAGCTACAGTAGAACCAGAATCTATAGGTGCATCCGGCCCGGAAAATGCAATACTCAAAGTGGAATTAAATGAGCATCTTGTAAATTCGGCAGTTTATGCAGACCTTTCACAATTAGGGCTTCCTTCACAACAAAACCTTACAAATAACAGTGGAATATGGGAGTATGAGCTGAATTCCAAATCAGAGGGAACTTATTATTTTGGAATCAATGTTACCTACAATGAGTCTTCATATGATAATTCAACGTTTGTCAAATTAAATATTATCGATAACATCCCACCTGCAAATGTGACCGATCTGTACCCGGTAAATACCGGTTATTCATGGATAAACTGGTCATGGACAAACCCTAACGATTCGGATTTCAGTAATTCACTTGTTTATATTGACGGAATCCAGGAAGCGACTTTGAATAGAACGCATTATAATGCAACCGGTTTATTCCCCAACACTTCACATACAATCAGTATTCGTACCGTTGATAATAACGGTAATATTAACCAAAACTGGACAAACAATACTTCCGGCACACAGACAGATGTGATATATCCCCAAATACACGATATAATGGTAAACAACAGTGAAAATCTGACTGCAGGTGAACTGTTAGAGATTACAGTCAATTCCACTGATGATTATATGTTAAGTGAAGTTCTGGCAAACGGAAAACAATTGAGTAATCTCGAGGGTACATTATGGCGGGGAAATTTGGTTATCCTGCCAGGCATGCAGTATATCAACATCTCAGCAATGGATACTTCCGGTAACAAGGTCTGGAATAATTCCACCTGTTACAGCGGTCTGATAATGCCACAGGCACATTTCACTTCCAATGTCACATCCGGAAAAGTGCCTCTGTCGGTTCAATTCAATGACACATCGCATAATGCTACAGAATGGAACTGGGATATAGACGGGGATTCTTCTATTGATTATGCAATACAAAATCCTTCGCATGTTTACAATAAGACTGGTGCCTATAGTGTAACCCTTACTGTAAACAATACTAATGGTACAGACACTTATTCTTTTGAAAATTACATTGAAGTGGAGCCCAGAA is a window of Methanohalophilus mahii DSM 5219 DNA encoding:
- a CDS encoding S8 family serine peptidase, coding for MVGTNTVTISNDGSKGYYLVQFQNPILPDWKVQIEKISEISGYVPENTYILHLNGSQINRIKSLPYFKWMGEYKPEYKVDPDLYGLDGETIIVISTFKSNSAELKNSLLEMDASLVAENGNQIRVKINGSVIPLIAQCANVVWIEPYNPPVILNDKAGEIIGVDRVASPHNLTGANQTIAIADTGLDTGNLSTLHPDIGGRVDALYDWSDGNPADNNGHGTHVAGSALGNGYLSAGQYKGMAPEAHLFFQACGDGSKTLNIPPLNQLFIEAYNNGSRIHSNSWGSSSSYATDAKALDNFTWHHPDMLILFAAGNDGPSTGTINSPGIAKNALTVGASENYRPERGGDSDNPSDIADFSSRGPTFDGRIKPDIVTPGTSIYSTASSLVYPEDYVYMSGTSMATPVTAGSAALIRQYFMNNIPIHPSAALLKATLINGAVDLNHSYYSQGWGRLDLTKSIDPVFPAHIRLHDNINLSTNTSWTAKYYVDNTQTPLKATLVWTDYPATASASKALVNNLDLVITSPNYSKYYGNGAPDNVNNVEQIQIDSPEAGWYSFSVNGTKVPQGSEQPFAFVISGGSLNNETVVKKATVEPESIGASGPENAILKVELNEHLVNSAVYADLSQLGLPSQQNLTNNSGIWEYELNSKSEGTYYFGINVTYNESSYDNSTFVKLNIIDNIPPANVTDLYPVNTGYSWINWSWTNPNDSDFSNSLVYIDGIQEATLNRTHYNATGLFPNTSHTISIRTVDNNGNINQNWTNNTSGTQTDVIYPQIHDIMVNNSENLTAGELLEITVNSTDDYMLSEVLANGKQLSNLEGTLWRGNLVILPGMQYINISAMDTSGNKVWNNSTCYSGLIMPQAHFTSNVTSGKVPLSVQFNDTSHNATEWNWDIDGDSSIDYAIQNPSHVYNKTGAYSVTLTVNNTNGTDTYSFENYIEVEPRNPATNGGGSGGGGGSTTAEDYSNIIFKDFSIRSITVDEPVTYEFKEPKNPVRQIDLISARNAGQVKFTVELLKNTSSLVNKPSAGLVYHNLNIWAENSAFSENIQNSSVIFRIDQDWFDQENVDVKDIVLEVFENGTWIALPTEYINKSTNYLYFKADTDRYLNAPFVIMGTEYIKEIEEPIAEKPELEPQSEKESQSENQDAQTPGFTGMFVVALIAGAALVMRKRI